One genomic region from Pogona vitticeps strain Pit_001003342236 chromosome 12, PviZW2.1, whole genome shotgun sequence encodes:
- the LOC140702444 gene encoding methionyl-tRNA formyltransferase, mitochondrial-like: MRGWLWRVGRDGWRRAHGTAAAGELPRRRAGPPWRVLFFGTDDFSLETLRALQAAREPRPNALVDHLEVVTVQPQLPKGLPVKNYAEQSQLPLHFWPDVASCKHFDIGVVASFGHPLHEDLILKFPYGVLNVHPSCLPRWRGPAPIIHTVLHGDTVTGVTIMQIRPKRFDVGPIIKQETVPVPPNCTAKELESVLSKLGADMLIAVLENLAESLRNKREQPKEGTTAAPKVTAAMSCIEWEEQAPEQILRMHRALGTLMPLRTLWMGSVVKLLDLAEVETLPDFVDRLRPENEILPGSVFYDKKSETLVIHCKEGWVGAKTVTLKKKLTAVEFYNGYLHLWFQQNSKMPLRECRFQTLKMARTKTSSKSRVLHPHKAQQQLT, translated from the exons ATGAGGGGCTGGTTGTGGCGGGTCGGTCGGGACGGCTGGAGGCGGGCTCACGGGACGGCGGCGGCCGGGGAGCTGCCCAGGAGGCGAGCGGGGCCGCCCTGGAGGGTCCTTTTCTTCGGCACCGACGACTTCTCCCTAGAGACGCTCCGCGCCCTCCAGGCCGCTCG GGAGCCCAGACCGAATGCTCTTGTAGACCATCTGGAGGTGGTGACTGTACAGCCCCAGCTGCCAAAGGGACTGCCTGTCAAGAACTATGCAGAGCAGTCTCAACTCCCTCTCCACTTCTGGCCAGATGTTGCCTCGTGCAAGCACTTTGACATCGGTGTGGTGGCATCATTTGGCCATCCTCTCCATGAGGACCTCATCTTGAAGTTCCCATA TGGCGTATTGAATGTCCATCCCAGCTGTCTTCCGAGATGGCGTGGTCCCGCACCAATCATCCACACAGTACTCCATGGAGATACAGTTACTGGGGTGACAATAATGCAGATTAGGCCAAAGAG GTTTGATGTAGGTCCCATAATTAAACAGGAAACCGTTCCAGTTCCACCCAACTGTACGGCAAAAGAATTGGAGTCAGTGTTATCCAAACTGGGTGCAGACATG CTCATTGCTGTTCTAGAAAACTTAGCCGAAAGTTTAAGGAACAAGAGAGAGCAGCCAAAGGAAGGAACAACAGCTG CTCCTAAAGTTACTGCTGCTATGAGCTGCATTGAATGGGAAGAGCAGGCCCCTGAGCAAATACTAAGGATGCACCGTGCCTTGGGAACATTG ATGCCCCTGCGAACACTGTGGATGGGCAGTGTGGTAAAGCTCCTGGATCTTGCAGAAGTGGAGACATTGCCTGATTTTGTTG ATAGGTTAAGACCTGAAAATGAGATTCTCCCAGGATCAGTGTTCTACGATAAGAAGTCAGAAACATTAGTGATCCACTGCAAG GAAGGCTGGGTTGGAGCAAAGACCGTGACCCTTAAGAAGAAGCTGACAGCTGTTGAATTCTACAATGGATATTTGCATCTCTGGTTTCAGCAGAATTCCAAAATGCCTCTCAGAGAGTGCAGGTTTCAGACACTCAAGATGGCCAGAACAAAAACCAGTTCCAAAAGCAGAGTGTTGCATCCACACAAGGCACAGCAGCAATTGACTTGA